A part of Variovorax sp. HW608 genomic DNA contains:
- a CDS encoding ABC transporter ATP-binding protein, protein MTAALRREPALEARRIGARLGQAEVLHGIDLALAERRWTSIVGPNGAGKSTLLRVLAGLLRHSGDVRLFGQALSATTGRARARRLSWLGQGGAGEGSADDLMVWDVAMLGRLPHQRWLAAPSDADRAAVERALRRTQAWEWRDRPLGELSGGERQRVLLARALAVEAEVLLMDEPLANLDPPHQADWMQTVRELIAQGRTVISVLHELNAALAADDMVVMAGGRVLHHGPCEDPATHRALEAVFDRRVAVHRVEGHWLAVPR, encoded by the coding sequence ATGACGGCCGCCCTGCGTCGCGAACCGGCGCTGGAAGCCCGCCGCATCGGCGCGCGGCTCGGCCAGGCCGAAGTCCTGCACGGCATCGACCTGGCCCTGGCGGAAAGGCGCTGGACCAGCATCGTCGGTCCCAATGGCGCGGGCAAGTCGACCTTGCTCAGGGTCCTCGCGGGCCTGCTGCGGCACAGCGGCGACGTGCGCTTGTTCGGTCAAGCGCTGTCGGCGACGACGGGACGCGCGCGGGCCCGGCGACTGTCGTGGCTCGGCCAGGGCGGCGCGGGCGAGGGCAGTGCGGACGACCTCATGGTGTGGGACGTCGCGATGCTCGGCCGACTGCCGCACCAGCGCTGGCTCGCGGCGCCGAGCGACGCGGATCGCGCCGCGGTCGAGCGCGCATTGCGCCGCACGCAGGCCTGGGAATGGCGCGACCGGCCGCTCGGCGAGCTCTCCGGCGGCGAGCGCCAGCGCGTGCTGCTGGCACGCGCGCTGGCCGTCGAGGCCGAGGTGCTGCTGATGGACGAGCCGCTCGCCAATCTCGACCCGCCGCATCAGGCCGACTGGATGCAGACCGTGCGCGAGCTGATCGCGCAGGGCCGCACCGTGATCAGCGTGCTGCACGAGCTCAACGCCGCCCTGGCCGCCGACGACATGGTCGTGATGGCCGGGGGGCGCGTGCTGCATCATGGACCGTGCGAGGACCCCGCCACGCACCGTGCCTTGGAGGCGGTGTTCGACCGGCGCGTGGCCGTGCATCGCGTGGAGGGCCACTGGCTGGCCGTGCCGCGCTAA
- the cobO gene encoding cob(I)yrinic acid a,c-diamide adenosyltransferase, translated as MQIETPPSEKPYEKPEGERRGLLIVNTGDGKGKSTAAFGLALRAHGRGKAVKIFQFMKVPSARFGEHRMFEQIGIPIEGLGDGFSWKSQDLERSAQLARDGWEKAKAAILSGQYFLVVLDEITYPLIYGWLPLEGVLETLRARPKEVHVVLTGRRCPEEIIQLADTVTEMKMIKHAFQAGIPAQRGIED; from the coding sequence ATGCAGATCGAAACCCCACCCAGCGAGAAGCCTTACGAGAAGCCCGAGGGCGAACGCCGCGGCCTCCTGATCGTCAACACCGGCGACGGCAAGGGCAAGAGCACGGCCGCCTTCGGACTGGCGCTGCGCGCGCACGGCCGCGGCAAGGCCGTCAAGATCTTCCAGTTCATGAAAGTGCCGAGCGCACGCTTCGGCGAGCACCGGATGTTCGAGCAGATCGGCATCCCGATCGAAGGGCTCGGCGACGGCTTCAGCTGGAAGAGCCAGGATCTCGAACGCTCGGCGCAGCTCGCGCGGGACGGCTGGGAGAAGGCCAAGGCGGCGATCCTCTCCGGCCAATACTTCCTCGTGGTGCTCGACGAGATCACCTATCCGCTGATCTACGGCTGGCTGCCGCTCGAGGGCGTGCTGGAAACGCTGCGCGCGCGGCCGAAGGAAGTGCATGTGGTGCTGACCGGGCGCCGCTGCCCCGAGGAAATCATCCAGCTTGCCGACACGGTGACCGAGATGAAGATGATCAAGCACGCGTTCCAGGCCGGCATCCCGGCCCAGCGCGGGATCGAGGACTAG
- the cbiB gene encoding adenosylcobinamide-phosphate synthase CbiB has protein sequence MNAPWALVSIAALWLALAIDRWMGEPPSAWHPVVWMGRYLGWIGERIAPRDGEGRTHPLSRFAAGAVAWCAGALLVAAVACAVVLIAGSLPAWAAALLSGFVLKPLFAWRMLRDEVLAVEAALGRSPGEGRTQLARLVSRDVRALSAVEVRESAIESLAENLNDSLVAPLFWFALLGLPGAAIYRFANTADAMWGYRGARWEWAGKWAARVDDVLSWLPARITAALLLPGSSVGWAWCRREARKTPSPNGGWPMGAMALLLGVRLAKPGVYVLNGKASVATASDTARAAAAASRVVWLSALGATVAMAGRAVWS, from the coding sequence GTGAACGCGCCCTGGGCCTTGGTCTCGATCGCCGCACTCTGGCTGGCGCTGGCGATCGACCGCTGGATGGGCGAGCCGCCTTCGGCCTGGCATCCGGTGGTGTGGATGGGGCGCTATCTGGGCTGGATCGGGGAACGCATCGCGCCGCGCGATGGCGAGGGCCGGACGCACCCTCTCTCTCGCTTCGCCGCGGGTGCAGTCGCCTGGTGTGCGGGTGCCTTGCTGGTCGCGGCGGTGGCCTGCGCCGTCGTGCTGATCGCCGGGAGTCTGCCGGCATGGGCCGCCGCGCTGTTGTCCGGGTTCGTGCTCAAGCCGCTCTTCGCGTGGCGCATGCTGCGCGACGAAGTCCTGGCGGTCGAGGCGGCGCTCGGCCGTTCGCCGGGTGAAGGGCGTACCCAACTCGCCCGGCTGGTGAGCCGGGACGTGCGCGCGCTCAGCGCAGTCGAAGTGCGCGAGAGCGCCATCGAATCGCTGGCCGAGAACCTCAACGATTCGCTGGTTGCGCCGCTGTTCTGGTTCGCACTGCTCGGGCTGCCGGGTGCGGCGATCTATCGCTTTGCGAACACGGCCGACGCGATGTGGGGTTATCGCGGCGCGCGCTGGGAATGGGCCGGCAAGTGGGCGGCGCGCGTGGACGACGTGCTTTCGTGGCTGCCGGCGCGCATCACCGCGGCGCTGCTGCTGCCGGGTTCATCGGTCGGGTGGGCGTGGTGCCGGCGGGAGGCGCGCAAGACGCCGTCGCCCAACGGCGGCTGGCCGATGGGCGCGATGGCTTTGCTGCTGGGTGTGCGGCTTGCGAAGCCCGGTGTGTATGTGCTCAACGGCAAGGCAAGCGTGGCCACCGCTTCGGACACGGCGCGCGCCGCGGCGGCAGCGTCACGGGTGGTGTGGCTCTCGGCCCTTGGCGCGACGGTCGCGATGGCCGGCCGGGCGGTTTGGTCATGA
- a CDS encoding aminotransferase class I/II-fold pyridoxal phosphate-dependent enzyme: MTHGGPDALGGARHDFSTNANACGPCPDALSAIDAADPGRYPDPLYTALRERLAEFHRVDARRIVLASSASEFISRITTAVARRGGRRIQVPPYCYGDYLRAAAAWGFEPVSRGADLVWCCDPSSPLGQPQEGLDACIEGLGAEATCVIDLAYEPLRLEGALCLTRERLDPIWQLWTPNKALGLTGVRAAYAIAPPGRDDMTAHLAALAPSWPVGAHGVALLESWTRSTTQQWLDESRATLRSWKSAQRGLCESLGWECLPSVANYFCAKPDVPHSAERAAALRAHGIKLRDSASFGLPGHVRLGVLAPASQQALRQGWR; the protein is encoded by the coding sequence ATGACGCACGGCGGGCCCGACGCGCTGGGTGGTGCGCGGCACGATTTCTCGACCAACGCCAACGCCTGCGGTCCGTGTCCCGATGCGCTGTCGGCGATCGATGCCGCTGATCCTGGCCGTTATCCGGACCCGCTCTACACGGCGCTGCGTGAACGGCTGGCCGAATTCCATCGGGTCGATGCGCGGCGGATCGTGCTGGCATCGAGTGCCAGCGAGTTCATTTCGCGCATCACCACGGCGGTGGCGCGACGCGGTGGCCGGCGGATCCAGGTGCCGCCCTATTGCTATGGCGACTACCTGCGCGCGGCCGCCGCCTGGGGCTTCGAGCCGGTGAGCCGCGGCGCCGATCTGGTCTGGTGCTGCGATCCGTCGAGTCCGCTCGGGCAGCCGCAGGAAGGGCTCGATGCGTGCATCGAAGGCCTGGGCGCCGAGGCGACCTGCGTGATCGACCTCGCCTACGAGCCGCTGCGGCTCGAGGGCGCGCTTTGCCTGACCCGCGAGCGCCTCGATCCGATCTGGCAGCTCTGGACGCCGAACAAGGCGCTGGGCCTGACCGGCGTTCGCGCCGCCTACGCGATCGCCCCGCCGGGTCGGGACGACATGACGGCGCACCTCGCGGCGCTCGCGCCGTCCTGGCCCGTGGGCGCGCATGGCGTCGCGCTACTCGAGAGCTGGACCCGTTCCACGACGCAACAGTGGCTGGACGAAAGCCGCGCCACGCTGCGTTCCTGGAAGTCCGCCCAACGCGGGCTGTGCGAATCGCTGGGCTGGGAATGCCTGCCCAGCGTCGCCAACTACTTCTGCGCCAAGCCGGACGTGCCTCATTCGGCGGAGCGCGCCGCCGCCCTGCGCGCGCACGGCATCAAGCTGCGCGACTCTGCGTCTTTCGGCCTGCCGGGCCACGTGCGGCTCGGCGTGCTGGCGCCGGCCAGCCAGCAGGCGCTGCGGCAGGGCTGGCGTTAG
- a CDS encoding LysR family transcriptional regulator, whose protein sequence is MDQIQAMRIFVRVVEAGTFTRAADSLGLPKGTVTKQIQALEGRLRVKLLNRTTRRVTVTPDGAAYYERTARLLNDFDDIEASMTNAQANPTGRLRIDVGSSMARLVILPALSTFCDQYPDIQVDVGVSDRTVDLITDNVDCVIRGGDLTDQSLVARRIGNLPWMTVASPAYIKRYGIPQHPTDIEKRHLVVSFFSGSTRRVYPHEFHRGEEQFEITGPYRVSVNDSNAHMTAVLGGYGLSQVITYMAEPYIESGELVQILKDWTRPPLPVHVVYPPNRHLSAKVRAFVDWAAELFANHPQLQRTAATPRP, encoded by the coding sequence ATGGATCAGATCCAGGCCATGCGGATCTTCGTCCGCGTCGTCGAGGCAGGTACTTTCACCCGTGCCGCCGACTCGCTCGGCCTGCCCAAGGGCACGGTCACCAAGCAGATCCAGGCGCTGGAGGGGCGCCTGCGCGTCAAGCTGCTCAACCGCACCACCCGGCGCGTCACCGTCACGCCCGACGGCGCGGCATACTACGAGCGCACCGCCCGGCTGCTGAACGATTTCGACGACATCGAGGCCAGCATGACGAATGCGCAGGCCAACCCGACCGGGCGATTACGGATCGACGTCGGCTCGTCGATGGCGCGGCTGGTCATCCTGCCGGCCTTGTCCACCTTCTGCGACCAGTACCCGGACATCCAGGTCGACGTCGGCGTGAGCGACCGCACCGTGGACCTGATCACCGACAACGTCGACTGCGTGATCCGCGGCGGCGACCTCACCGACCAGTCGCTGGTCGCGCGGCGCATCGGCAACCTGCCGTGGATGACGGTGGCCTCGCCCGCCTACATCAAGCGCTACGGCATTCCGCAGCATCCGACGGACATCGAGAAACGGCACCTCGTGGTGAGCTTCTTCTCGGGCAGCACGCGGCGCGTGTACCCGCACGAATTCCATCGCGGCGAGGAGCAGTTCGAAATCACCGGCCCCTACCGCGTCTCGGTGAACGACAGCAACGCCCACATGACGGCGGTGCTCGGCGGCTACGGACTGTCGCAGGTCATCACCTACATGGCGGAGCCCTACATCGAGAGCGGCGAACTGGTGCAGATCCTGAAGGATTGGACGCGCCCGCCGCTGCCGGTGCACGTGGTGTATCCGCCGAACCGGCACCTGAGCGCCAAGGTCCGCGCCTTCGTCGATTGGGCGGCGGAACTGTTCGCGAATCATCCGCAGTTGCAGCGGACCGCCGCCACGCCGCGGCCCTAA
- a CDS encoding alpha/beta hydrolase: MSTRLSPPSADAPAAAARGAETDISIDLPGRDPVKARVYGERARGVTVPLVLHFHGGTFVCGGLDNGRNVARLLAGAGAVVVSLDYPKAPKAPFPEPIEVGYAALEWLHKQRVKLGGKGAALFLAGEEAGGNLAAAVALIARDRGHPPLAGQILLSPMLDPCAGTASLRQATGDAVKCRWASGWREFLSRPVNATHPYAVPGGSLRLAEVARTLVLVGKDDPMRDEGLAFAQRLQDAGIPVTSSVLPGASNWPAALYEPEGSGCAECEAVVQKHFREFFSAAPPPH, encoded by the coding sequence ATGTCCACCCGCCTGTCCCCGCCATCTGCCGACGCCCCCGCGGCCGCCGCGCGGGGTGCCGAAACCGACATCAGCATCGATCTGCCGGGCCGCGACCCCGTCAAGGCCCGCGTCTACGGGGAGCGCGCCCGTGGCGTGACGGTGCCGCTGGTGCTGCATTTCCATGGCGGAACCTTCGTTTGCGGCGGCCTCGACAACGGCCGCAACGTGGCGCGGCTCTTGGCCGGCGCGGGTGCGGTGGTGGTGTCGCTCGACTACCCGAAGGCGCCCAAGGCGCCGTTCCCGGAGCCGATCGAAGTCGGCTATGCGGCGCTCGAATGGCTCCACAAGCAGCGCGTCAAGCTGGGTGGCAAGGGCGCGGCGCTCTTCCTCGCGGGCGAGGAGGCCGGTGGCAATCTGGCGGCGGCCGTGGCGCTGATCGCGCGCGACCGGGGCCATCCGCCGCTGGCCGGGCAGATCCTGCTGTCGCCCATGCTCGACCCCTGTGCCGGCACCGCCTCGCTGCGGCAGGCGACGGGCGATGCGGTCAAGTGCCGATGGGCGTCGGGCTGGCGCGAATTCCTCAGCCGCCCGGTCAACGCCACGCATCCCTACGCGGTGCCGGGCGGGTCGCTCAGGCTGGCCGAAGTGGCACGCACCCTGGTGCTGGTCGGCAAGGACGACCCGATGCGCGACGAGGGCCTGGCTTTCGCGCAGCGGCTCCAGGACGCGGGTATCCCGGTCACCAGCAGCGTGCTGCCCGGGGCCTCGAACTGGCCCGCCGCACTCTACGAGCCCGAGGGCTCCGGCTGCGCTGAATGCGAAGCGGTGGTGCAGAAGCACTTCCGCGAGTTCTTCAGCGCCGCACCGCCGCCTCACTGA
- a CDS encoding efflux RND transporter periplasmic adaptor subunit, whose translation MTNNKSSFPARRGLWPAVTGVTALVAIASAVILGFHSFNAEANNATAAGAPPAVPVSVATVASTEVNTWDEFSGRLEAVERVDVRSRVAGAVQAVHFREGALVKQGELLITIDPAPYAAEVDRAEAQVVAAQARVAFTRSETERSRRLWAEQAIAQRELDERTNASREAEASLRAAQAQLQSARLNLGYTQVRAPVAGRIGKLEVTVGNLVAAGPGAPVLTTLVSVSPIYASFDADEQIVVRALKDLPGDTGARTRIEGIPVQMGTAGTDGTPYAGRLQLIDNQVDAKSGTVRVRAAFDNKDGSLIPGQFARIRMGQAHSDKALLVNERAVGTDQNKKFVMVVGADNKAEYREVALGAPYNGLRIVTKGLEPGERVIVNGLQHIRPGATVAPQTVTMDAKAELAPPVQRVAQAKPEKS comes from the coding sequence ATGACGAACAACAAGTCTTCCTTCCCGGCCCGGCGCGGCCTCTGGCCCGCGGTGACGGGCGTCACGGCCCTGGTCGCCATCGCTTCGGCGGTGATCCTGGGATTCCACAGTTTCAATGCCGAGGCGAACAACGCGACAGCGGCCGGAGCGCCACCCGCGGTGCCTGTGTCGGTCGCCACCGTGGCCTCGACCGAAGTCAATACCTGGGACGAGTTCTCGGGCCGGCTCGAGGCAGTCGAGCGCGTGGACGTCCGATCGCGCGTCGCGGGGGCGGTGCAGGCGGTGCATTTCCGTGAAGGCGCGCTGGTCAAGCAGGGCGAACTGCTGATCACCATCGACCCGGCTCCGTATGCGGCCGAAGTGGATCGCGCCGAAGCACAGGTCGTCGCCGCGCAGGCGCGTGTGGCCTTCACCCGCAGCGAGACGGAGCGCTCTCGCCGCCTCTGGGCGGAACAGGCGATCGCGCAACGCGAGCTCGATGAGCGGACGAACGCCAGCCGCGAAGCCGAAGCCAGCCTGCGCGCCGCACAGGCGCAGCTGCAGAGCGCGCGCCTGAACCTTGGCTACACGCAGGTGCGCGCACCGGTGGCCGGGCGCATCGGCAAGCTCGAAGTCACGGTGGGCAACCTGGTCGCGGCGGGTCCGGGCGCGCCGGTGCTCACGACGCTGGTGTCGGTGAGCCCGATCTACGCGAGCTTCGACGCCGACGAGCAGATCGTGGTCCGCGCCCTCAAGGACCTGCCGGGCGACACCGGCGCACGCACCCGGATCGAAGGCATCCCGGTGCAGATGGGAACCGCCGGCACCGACGGCACGCCGTACGCAGGCCGCCTGCAGCTCATCGACAACCAGGTCGATGCCAAGAGCGGCACGGTGCGCGTGCGCGCCGCCTTCGACAACAAGGACGGCTCGCTGATCCCCGGCCAGTTCGCCCGCATCCGCATGGGCCAGGCCCACAGCGACAAGGCGCTGCTGGTCAACGAACGCGCCGTCGGCACCGACCAGAACAAGAAGTTCGTGATGGTCGTGGGCGCCGACAACAAGGCCGAGTACCGCGAGGTCGCGCTCGGCGCACCCTACAACGGCCTGCGCATCGTGACCAAGGGCCTCGAGCCCGGCGAGCGCGTGATCGTCAATGGGCTGCAGCACATCCGCCCCGGCGCGACCGTTGCGCCCCAGACCGTGACGATGGATGCGAAGGCCGAACTGGCGCCTCCGGTCCAGCGCGTCGCGCAAGCGAAGCCTGAGAAATCCTGA